A region of Microcoleus sp. bin38.metabat.b11b12b14.051 DNA encodes the following proteins:
- a CDS encoding ATP-binding sensor histidine kinase: protein MNTLTLPGYQISTSISEGFNTSVYRGIRQSDEQPVIIKILKAEFPTLEQITRLRNEYKITQHLHVESIVKSYSLETYQNRLALILEDFGGNSVSQMISKKLDLTAFLNIGIQLASAINSLHQKGIIHKDIKPSNIIVNLATGTVKLTDFSIASRLSKETPQINSANLVEGTVAYMSPEQTGRMNRTLDYRSDFYSLGVTFYEMLTGELPFISNDILELVHCHIARHPAPPCECRRNQENSDKIPQVVADIVMKLLAKNAEDRYQTADGIKADLEKCFNSWQTTGEIADFLPGEFDRSPQLSIPQKLYGREAEVDRLLAAFERVSGIDHAQQSENAENLVPTPQSEIVLVSGYSGIGKTAIINEVHKPIVRQRGYFISGKFDQFKRNIPYAALIQAFQSLIGQLLTESAENLQAWREKLAAALGANGAVIVDVIPEIELIIGKQPEVPQLGAAESQNRFNRVFQEFISVFTCVEHPLVLFLDDLQWADSASLNLMQLLVGNSESQYLLLIGAYRDNEVNAIHPLVQAIDQIEKTGTPVHHIVLQPLDFANVYELIADTLTANDKLRLLAELIFNKTGGNPFFITQLLQALYQDNLLHFEFSSGSWQWDLAEIQAIGITDKSVVELVASRIEKLPETTQKMLQLAACIGDKFTLDVLSIVSEQSQAQAASELWAGLQTGLVLPLSNAYKIPLLGGWGLENLRSILPASQSKIAYKFLHDRVQQAAYSLIPDEEKQATHLKIGQLLLENTPASDIEENVFDIVNQLNIGVEFLAGKAERYQLAQLNLIAGKKAKVSNAYEAAVRYLNVGLELITSPQSPVSVQSSWQTDYDLTLSLHVEAAEAEYLNTNFGRSQELADIVLQQATNLLDKVKGYELQIQSYIFQKQLLQAIDTGLQTLEILGFSLSKLPREGLAAIKLPQLEELENVPVMTDSYELATMRILSAVVSPVFMSKPELLPQIIFTMVDFSIKRGNSALGAIAYSWYGLLLIGILGNIDAGYHSGQLGLKLLEQFNAKELKCKVYVIFNSFVRHWKEHAREKISPLIESVQSGLETGDLEYASYATVCICFDPFLMGEKLENLEQKQVQYFTLGQKLKQESAIVILAICGQIFLNLRGICANKYQLIGEKFNEEEAFFTLQQTNSKMQIFYLYFAKLLLNFLFKRPEQAVIEASLAAEYASAAIGFMMIGTHNFYYSLSLLAAYRTADTTEQQKYLLQVAANQERMQHWAHHAPMNYQHKYDLVEAEKARVLGKVWEAADYYDKAIQGAKEQGYIQEAALANELAAEFYLGCNKDKIAQVYLTEAYYGYIHWGAIAKVKDLETRYPQLVSQTLNRETKSRDLTVTTTTTTTSSDFSKTLDIGTFIKASQAITSEIVLDKLLARLIKILLENAAAQKAVLMLYKDGNLLIQAACSADDNEAVVLQSLPVEISSDLPVSIVNYVARTKKDLVLNSAASDGLFTADPYIVSNQPKSIICNPVIYQGKLTGVIYLENNLAAGAFSPERLQVLKVLTSQVAIALENAKLYAQAQEKSQQLEQSLHKLQQTQAQLVQTEKISSLGQLVAGVAHEVNNPVGFISGNLHYANDYVRDLICMVNLYQQHYPNPVPAIVEAAEDIELDYLMEDLPKMLGSMQLGTDRIRDIMQSLRNFSRVDGNDKKLADIHAGIESTLMILQHRLKANAERPAIQLIKEYGDLPAVECFSGQLNQVFMNLIGNAIDALDESNRDSLRDSCAARTYAEIEQHPNVITVCTEVKEDVKEEGRRKKEEGRGKREESSVADVTDVRGDKIESFVVIRIKDNGAGMAEATRCKLFDPFFTTKPEGKGTGLGLSISYQIVVENHGGAIECISEPGKGAEFVIQIPLS, encoded by the coding sequence ATGAATACCTTGACACTTCCGGGCTATCAAATCAGCACTTCCATCTCCGAGGGCTTCAATACCAGCGTTTACCGGGGAATTAGACAGTCAGACGAACAACCAGTCATCATCAAAATCCTTAAGGCAGAATTTCCCACCCTCGAACAAATTACGCGATTAAGAAACGAATATAAAATTACTCAGCATTTACACGTAGAAAGCATCGTCAAATCATACAGTCTCGAAACCTATCAAAACCGTCTCGCCCTAATTCTAGAAGACTTTGGCGGCAACTCCGTCAGCCAAATGATCTCAAAAAAACTTGACTTAACAGCATTTCTCAACATTGGCATTCAACTAGCATCAGCCATCAACTCGCTTCATCAAAAGGGCATCATTCACAAAGACATCAAACCCTCCAACATAATCGTTAACCTGGCAACAGGAACCGTCAAACTCACCGACTTCAGCATCGCTTCCCGACTGAGCAAAGAAACCCCGCAAATTAACAGCGCTAACTTAGTTGAAGGCACAGTCGCCTATATGTCTCCCGAACAAACTGGGAGAATGAATCGTACCTTAGATTATCGCAGCGATTTTTATTCCCTCGGTGTCACATTTTACGAAATGCTGACAGGCGAATTGCCATTTATCAGTAACGATATTTTGGAACTCGTGCATTGTCACATTGCCAGACATCCCGCACCGCCTTGTGAATGCAGAAGAAATCAAGAAAATAGTGATAAAATTCCGCAAGTTGTTGCTGATATTGTGATGAAGCTGTTAGCAAAAAATGCCGAAGATCGGTATCAAACTGCGGATGGAATTAAAGCAGATTTAGAAAAATGTTTTAATTCTTGGCAGACAACTGGAGAAATTGCTGATTTTTTACCGGGAGAGTTCGATCGATCGCCACAACTGTCAATTCCTCAAAAACTTTACGGGCGAGAAGCTGAAGTCGATCGCCTCCTGGCTGCTTTTGAACGAGTTAGCGGAATTGATCACGCGCAACAGTCAGAAAATGCAGAAAATCTCGTACCTACTCCCCAAAGCGAAATAGTCTTAGTTTCAGGTTATTCTGGCATTGGGAAAACCGCGATTATCAATGAAGTTCACAAGCCGATTGTCAGACAGCGTGGCTATTTTATTAGCGGCAAATTTGACCAATTCAAGCGCAACATTCCCTATGCAGCTTTGATTCAAGCTTTCCAGTCATTAATCGGGCAGTTGCTGACTGAAAGTGCGGAAAATTTGCAAGCTTGGCGCGAAAAGTTAGCGGCGGCTTTGGGTGCAAATGGTGCAGTGATTGTTGATGTGATTCCTGAAATTGAGCTGATTATTGGCAAACAGCCGGAAGTGCCACAATTGGGGGCTGCTGAATCTCAAAATCGGTTTAATCGAGTCTTCCAAGAGTTTATCAGCGTTTTTACTTGTGTAGAACATCCGCTGGTACTATTTTTAGACGATTTGCAGTGGGCTGATTCGGCATCCCTGAATTTAATGCAGTTGTTGGTTGGCAACTCGGAAAGTCAATATCTGCTTTTGATTGGTGCTTATCGGGATAATGAAGTTAATGCGATTCATCCGCTCGTGCAGGCGATCGACCAAATCGAAAAAACTGGCACTCCTGTACATCATATCGTCTTGCAACCGCTGGATTTCGCGAATGTATACGAATTAATCGCCGACACCCTCACAGCTAACGACAAGCTGAGATTGCTGGCTGAGTTGATTTTCAACAAAACGGGCGGCAATCCTTTCTTCATCACGCAGCTTTTGCAAGCGCTGTATCAAGACAATCTGTTACACTTTGAATTTAGCAGCGGTAGTTGGCAGTGGGATTTAGCAGAGATTCAGGCGATCGGCATTACGGACAAAAGTGTCGTCGAATTGGTAGCCAGCCGCATCGAAAAACTGCCAGAAACCACGCAAAAAATGTTACAATTGGCGGCTTGTATTGGCGACAAATTTACCCTCGATGTGTTATCAATTGTCAGCGAACAATCTCAGGCGCAAGCAGCTAGCGAACTCTGGGCGGGGCTACAAACCGGATTGGTTCTCCCGTTGAGTAATGCTTACAAGATTCCGCTGCTTGGAGGCTGGGGATTAGAGAATTTGCGATCGATTCTTCCCGCTTCCCAATCCAAGATTGCATACAAATTCCTGCACGACAGAGTACAACAAGCAGCATATTCTCTGATTCCTGACGAAGAAAAGCAAGCAACGCACCTCAAAATCGGTCAACTACTACTCGAAAATACTCCGGCTTCCGACATTGAAGAAAATGTCTTTGATATTGTCAATCAATTAAATATCGGTGTTGAATTCCTTGCAGGAAAAGCCGAAAGATATCAACTGGCACAACTGAATCTGATCGCAGGGAAAAAAGCTAAAGTATCGAATGCTTACGAAGCTGCTGTCAGGTATTTGAATGTCGGTTTGGAACTCATTACCTCCCCTCAATCTCCCGTTAGTGTACAGTCAAGTTGGCAGACAGATTATGACTTGACGCTGAGCCTGCACGTAGAAGCAGCCGAAGCCGAGTATCTGAATACTAACTTTGGGCGATCGCAAGAATTAGCTGATATCGTGTTACAACAAGCGACAAATCTGCTGGATAAAGTTAAAGGTTACGAACTGCAAATCCAGTCTTATATTTTTCAAAAGCAGCTTCTACAAGCCATAGATACTGGTTTACAGACTTTGGAAATATTGGGATTTTCTCTCTCAAAACTCCCGCGAGAGGGTTTGGCTGCAATTAAGTTACCTCAGCTTGAGGAACTAGAAAATGTTCCGGTAATGACTGATAGCTATGAGTTAGCCACAATGCGGATACTCTCGGCTGTTGTTTCTCCTGTTTTTATGTCAAAACCAGAACTATTGCCGCAGATTATCTTCACAATGGTTGATTTTTCGATTAAACGGGGTAATTCAGCACTTGGGGCGATCGCCTACAGTTGGTATGGTTTGCTGCTGATTGGGATCTTAGGAAATATAGACGCTGGATATCATTCTGGACAACTAGGTTTGAAGTTATTAGAGCAATTTAATGCTAAAGAACTGAAATGTAAAGTTTATGTTATCTTTAATAGCTTTGTCCGCCACTGGAAAGAACACGCTCGGGAGAAAATTTCACCCTTGATCGAGAGCGTTCAAAGCGGTCTAGAAACCGGAGATTTAGAATATGCCAGTTATGCTACTGTCTGCATTTGTTTTGACCCTTTCTTGATGGGAGAAAAGCTAGAAAATCTCGAACAAAAACAAGTGCAATACTTCACTTTAGGACAAAAATTAAAACAAGAATCTGCGATAGTGATCCTGGCTATATGTGGGCAAATCTTTTTAAATTTGCGAGGTATTTGCGCCAACAAGTATCAATTGATTGGTGAGAAATTTAATGAAGAAGAAGCGTTTTTTACTCTGCAACAAACCAACAGTAAAATGCAAATTTTTTATCTCTATTTTGCAAAACTACTGCTTAATTTTTTATTCAAAAGACCAGAACAAGCAGTTATTGAAGCATCTTTAGCCGCAGAATACGCCTCAGCAGCCATTGGCTTCATGATGATTGGTACGCACAATTTTTACTATTCCCTATCACTCCTCGCTGCATATCGAACTGCTGACACTACAGAACAACAAAAATACTTGCTGCAAGTAGCAGCAAATCAGGAAAGAATGCAGCATTGGGCGCATCACGCCCCCATGAATTATCAGCACAAGTACGACTTAGTAGAAGCAGAAAAAGCGCGGGTTTTAGGTAAAGTTTGGGAAGCAGCAGATTATTATGACAAGGCGATTCAAGGAGCCAAAGAGCAGGGATACATCCAAGAAGCAGCACTCGCTAACGAACTTGCAGCCGAGTTTTATTTGGGTTGTAACAAAGACAAAATTGCTCAAGTCTATCTCACAGAAGCCTACTACGGTTACATCCACTGGGGAGCCATAGCCAAAGTCAAAGATTTAGAAACCAGATATCCCCAATTAGTCTCCCAAACTCTCAACCGAGAAACTAAAAGCCGCGATTTAACTGTCACCACCACGACAACAACCACCAGCAGCGATTTTAGTAAAACCTTAGATATTGGCACATTCATTAAAGCATCTCAAGCTATTACCAGCGAAATTGTTCTAGATAAATTGCTCGCTCGTTTAATTAAAATTTTGTTGGAAAATGCGGCCGCTCAAAAAGCAGTGCTGATGCTCTACAAAGATGGCAATCTTTTGATCCAAGCAGCTTGCTCTGCTGATGACAATGAAGCCGTCGTCTTGCAATCCCTGCCCGTTGAAATTAGTTCGGATTTGCCTGTATCGATTGTGAACTATGTTGCCAGAACTAAAAAAGACTTGGTTTTAAACAGTGCAGCCTCAGACGGCTTGTTTACCGCAGATCCTTATATTGTCAGCAATCAGCCTAAGTCAATTATTTGCAATCCGGTTATTTATCAGGGTAAACTCACAGGCGTTATATACCTGGAAAATAACTTAGCAGCAGGTGCATTTTCTCCCGAAAGATTGCAAGTTTTAAAAGTGCTGACTTCTCAAGTCGCCATCGCCCTGGAAAATGCTAAACTATACGCACAAGCCCAAGAAAAGTCACAGCAGCTAGAACAATCTTTGCACAAGTTGCAGCAAACCCAAGCTCAACTTGTGCAAACGGAAAAAATCTCAAGTTTGGGGCAGTTGGTAGCAGGAGTTGCTCACGAAGTCAATAATCCCGTTGGCTTTATTTCTGGGAATCTCCACTACGCTAATGATTATGTACGAGACTTGATTTGTATGGTGAATCTTTACCAGCAGCACTATCCGAATCCGGTGCCGGCAATTGTGGAAGCAGCAGAAGATATTGAACTCGATTATCTGATGGAAGATTTGCCGAAAATGCTGGGTTCTATGCAGCTAGGAACCGATCGCATTCGTGATATCATGCAATCGTTACGGAACTTCTCGCGCGTTGACGGCAATGATAAAAAACTCGCCGACATTCATGCAGGGATAGAGAGCACGTTGATGATTTTGCAGCACCGCTTGAAGGCTAACGCGGAACGTCCCGCAATTCAATTGATTAAAGAATACGGCGATTTGCCTGCGGTTGAGTGTTTCAGCGGACAACTCAATCAGGTGTTTATGAATTTGATCGGAAATGCGATCGATGCTTTGGATGAGTCGAATCGCGATTCCCTACGGGATAGCTGCGCCGCGCGTACTTACGCTGAAATTGAACAGCATCCGAATGTTATCACAGTTTGCACCGAAGTCAAGGAAGATGTGAAGGAAGAAGGAAGAAGGAAGAAGGAAGAAGGAAGAGGGAAGAGGGAAGAAAGTTCGGTAGCGGATGTAACGGATGTTAGAGGTGATAAGATTGAGAGTTTTGTGGTGATTCGGATTAAGGATAATGGGGCTGGGATGGCTGAAGCTACTCGGTGTAAATTGTTTGATCCGTTTTTTACTACTAAGCCGGAGGGGAAAGGGACGGGTTTGGGATTGTCGATTAGCTATCAAATTGTAGTCGAAAACCACGGTGGTGCGATCGAGTGTATTTCGGAACCGGGAAAAGGTGCGGAATTTGTGATACAAATTCCGTTGAGTTAG
- a CDS encoding amidase: protein MNSVDRAFTSALDLAKSIRDREVSPLEIVNVYLERIDRLNHQLGSYFTVTADRAIELATAQTEHLAGLNKSEELPPFFGVPIAIKDLTPVAGVPCTYGTQALHSNISPYNESVVWRIEAAGFNILGKTATSQIGSLPYTEPPGFRPARNPWNLDYTPGGSSGGSAAAVAAGLCAIAQGSDGGGSIRGPASACGLVGIKPSRGRVSWAPVGDYLSGISTNGPLARTVADAAALLDVMSGYTTGDPYWLPDPNPTFLEAAGQKLGKLRIAFSTSIAPVGEAAPVCQQAVLETVKLLTDLGHDVEPGCPDCTGLIEPFTVIWQSGAAASGIPGKVLEPMNRWLLEKTVSAGEYLRAVNQMQVISRRIVGFFENFDVLVLPTYMHSPIGIGEWADLSCEETLQRIINWVAPCPPFNASGLPAIALPAILDDNGLPVGIQIIGRPAAEATLIALAAQIEAAKPFPVLDFK from the coding sequence ATGAATTCTGTCGATCGGGCTTTTACTTCTGCTTTGGATTTGGCCAAGTCGATCCGCGATCGAGAAGTGTCGCCCCTAGAAATTGTCAATGTGTACTTGGAACGGATCGATCGATTAAACCATCAGCTTGGTAGTTATTTTACAGTAACGGCCGATCGGGCGATCGAACTGGCGACAGCGCAAACCGAGCACCTAGCAGGCTTAAACAAGTCAGAGGAATTGCCGCCTTTTTTCGGAGTGCCGATCGCGATTAAAGACCTCACACCAGTTGCGGGCGTTCCGTGTACCTACGGAACTCAGGCACTGCACAGTAACATCTCTCCCTACAACGAGTCAGTAGTCTGGCGGATCGAAGCAGCCGGATTTAACATTCTGGGCAAAACAGCAACCTCTCAAATTGGCTCATTGCCTTACACCGAGCCCCCAGGTTTCCGGCCCGCGCGCAATCCCTGGAATTTAGACTACACGCCCGGAGGCTCCAGCGGCGGCTCAGCGGCGGCCGTAGCGGCGGGTTTATGCGCGATCGCCCAAGGTTCAGACGGCGGCGGTTCGATCCGAGGCCCAGCTTCCGCCTGCGGTTTAGTAGGCATTAAACCCTCACGTGGGCGAGTTTCCTGGGCACCAGTCGGAGATTACCTGAGCGGAATTTCTACCAACGGCCCTCTCGCCCGTACCGTAGCTGATGCGGCGGCACTATTGGATGTGATGTCAGGCTACACAACGGGCGATCCGTACTGGCTACCAGACCCAAATCCCACGTTTTTAGAGGCTGCCGGTCAAAAGTTGGGCAAACTGCGAATAGCTTTTTCTACCAGTATTGCCCCCGTAGGTGAGGCTGCGCCCGTGTGTCAGCAAGCCGTACTCGAAACCGTAAAATTACTGACAGATTTAGGTCACGATGTCGAACCGGGATGCCCGGATTGTACCGGTTTAATCGAACCGTTTACAGTAATTTGGCAGTCTGGGGCGGCAGCAAGCGGTATTCCAGGCAAAGTTTTGGAACCAATGAATCGCTGGTTGTTGGAAAAGACTGTTTCCGCTGGGGAATATTTGCGGGCGGTGAATCAAATGCAGGTGATTTCACGGCGGATTGTGGGATTCTTTGAAAATTTTGATGTGTTAGTTTTGCCAACTTATATGCACTCGCCAATTGGGATTGGTGAGTGGGCAGATTTGAGTTGTGAGGAAACTTTGCAGCGGATTATTAATTGGGTTGCTCCTTGTCCGCCGTTTAATGCTAGTGGTTTACCTGCGATCGCACTTCCAGCCATCTTAGATGATAACGGTTTGCCGGTGGGAATTCAAATTATCGGGCGGCCGGCGGCGGAAGCTACTTTAATTGCGTTAGCGGCGCAGATAGAAGCGGCGAAACCTTTCCCTGTTTTGGATTTTAAATAG
- a CDS encoding type IV pilus twitching motility protein PilT — protein MTQQHPPAPRPPVPGAPPPPGLPRPPAPGIPRAAGLPPAPPPARPPAAAAPQSFATPKNPSSSSSGNPTLKELVIRAKEEGVSDLHLGVNEFPRFRTRGEIADIGYPPTDLDTFFGWLRECMSDEEIEIFQKTLDFDGAFDFGFVRIRISCMDSLAGPAMVLRLIPAKILTMEELKLPEVFKKICGYHKGLILVTGPTGSGKSTTLAAMIDYINKNKAYNIITIEDPVEFVHESKKSLIKHREVGRHTLKFMSALKGALRQDPDMLLVGEIRDRETVEIALKASQTGHLVAGTLHTNSAVKTLNRILDMFGAEEQDAIRVSISESLVAIIAQLLCKTTDGKRAAFHDVMINTDVVKEYILKGQNEEINQIMIKDTYEGMTTMNKSLYGLYQEGRITEELCVENSPFPNEMAQMLRGRV, from the coding sequence ATGACACAACAGCATCCGCCAGCCCCTCGCCCCCCGGTACCCGGAGCACCGCCACCTCCAGGGCTGCCCCGCCCTCCAGCTCCAGGCATTCCCAGAGCAGCAGGATTGCCGCCAGCACCGCCGCCCGCACGACCGCCCGCAGCAGCAGCACCCCAATCCTTCGCCACACCTAAAAACCCCAGCTCCAGCAGCAGCGGAAATCCGACTCTGAAAGAGCTAGTCATCCGAGCCAAAGAAGAAGGAGTATCCGACCTTCACCTCGGAGTAAACGAATTCCCCCGCTTCCGCACCCGGGGCGAGATTGCCGACATCGGCTATCCACCGACGGATTTAGATACGTTTTTTGGCTGGCTGCGCGAGTGCATGAGCGATGAAGAAATAGAAATTTTCCAAAAAACCCTAGACTTTGACGGCGCTTTCGACTTCGGCTTCGTCCGCATTCGGATCAGTTGCATGGACTCCTTGGCCGGCCCGGCGATGGTGCTGCGGCTAATTCCTGCCAAAATATTGACAATGGAGGAATTGAAGCTGCCCGAAGTCTTTAAGAAAATATGCGGCTACCACAAAGGGCTGATTTTGGTGACGGGCCCGACAGGTTCGGGCAAATCTACCACCTTGGCCGCGATGATCGACTACATCAACAAGAATAAAGCCTACAACATCATCACGATCGAAGACCCGGTAGAATTCGTACACGAAAGCAAAAAATCCTTGATCAAGCACCGGGAAGTCGGCAGGCACACCCTCAAGTTTATGAGCGCTCTCAAAGGCGCTCTGCGACAAGACCCGGATATGCTGCTAGTAGGAGAAATTCGGGACAGAGAGACGGTGGAAATCGCCCTCAAAGCCTCTCAGACAGGTCACTTAGTTGCAGGAACCCTGCACACCAACAGTGCGGTTAAAACCCTGAACCGGATTCTGGATATGTTCGGGGCGGAAGAACAGGATGCCATACGGGTTTCAATTTCCGAATCCCTAGTGGCGATTATTGCTCAACTGCTGTGCAAAACCACAGACGGTAAGCGGGCTGCTTTCCACGACGTTATGATCAATACTGACGTGGTTAAGGAATACATTCTCAAGGGGCAGAATGAGGAAATAAATCAAATCATGATCAAAGATACTTATGAAGGCATGACGACGATGAATAAGTCGCTCTACGGCCTTTATCAAGAAGGTCGGATTACTGAAGAACTTTGTGTAGAGAACTCGCCGTTCCCGAACGAAATGGCTCAGATGCTCCGAGGTCGAGTCTAA
- a CDS encoding circadian clock KaiB family protein produces MKVDRPIWPEIFKGIALFTPGGDLIYCIDSHKRTQWHLQLCVSLQEILGLSEPPHFLIPCYTATIDCWRDRSDRQLRVAAEAYPPVLRYQTLLNAIFGTGDLVWEARSDEICEPMAIATYREQFPELWENHDLVVQYPIAQPRSDSLNSAIVHPSRFGPSHQMPPTQLTPLPPPPPTQGYVLRLFVSGNNPNTERTLETLYQLLEQCLDRPYTLKVIDVLKHPEQAEADQISATPTLIKIWPKPVRRIVGELNDAAKIVRLLSNSEF; encoded by the coding sequence ATGAAAGTCGATCGCCCGATTTGGCCAGAAATTTTCAAAGGCATTGCACTGTTTACACCCGGGGGAGACTTAATCTATTGCATAGACTCCCACAAGCGAACTCAGTGGCACTTGCAGTTGTGTGTAAGCCTTCAGGAAATACTCGGTTTGTCGGAACCGCCACATTTTCTGATACCTTGCTATACGGCAACAATTGACTGCTGGCGAGATCGCAGCGATCGACAGTTGCGGGTTGCTGCCGAGGCATACCCGCCCGTGCTACGATATCAAACGCTGCTAAATGCCATTTTTGGCACTGGTGACTTGGTGTGGGAGGCCCGCAGCGACGAAATTTGCGAGCCCATGGCGATCGCCACTTATCGCGAACAATTCCCCGAACTCTGGGAAAATCACGACTTAGTTGTACAGTATCCGATCGCCCAACCTCGATCGGACTCGCTTAATTCGGCGATCGTACATCCCTCGCGCTTCGGGCCATCCCATCAGATGCCGCCCACCCAACTAACACCACTCCCCCCGCCGCCACCAACTCAAGGCTACGTTTTACGGCTATTTGTTTCCGGGAACAACCCCAACACCGAGCGCACCCTCGAAACCTTATACCAATTGCTAGAGCAATGCCTCGATCGCCCCTACACTTTGAAAGTAATCGATGTGTTGAAACATCCCGAACAAGCAGAAGCAGATCAGATTTCAGCAACTCCCACTCTAATTAAAATCTGGCCGAAACCCGTGCGGCGAATCGTCGGCGAATTGAACGATGCTGCAAAAATAGTCAGGTTGTTGAGCAATTCGGAATTTTAG
- a CDS encoding thioredoxin-like domain-containing protein → MPRVRAPEFPVKYPWLNTEKPLSIQSLKGRVVILDFWTYCCINCLHVLPDLKYLEQKYKDSLTVIGVHSAKFENEKDVENIRQAILRYDIEHPVIVDSGMKVWQSYAVRAWPTLMVIDPESYVVGFVSGEGNREALDQLVGKLISEYKDKNAIDFKELRFSLEKQRKPLSTPLAFPGKVLAFAIAATEAKQLHQHEALLGEMTEESGSVDETVLPGPANSVIQNLVGSCLFIADSGHNRIVVSSTEGEVLHVIGTGKPGLTDGNFEEAEFLAPQGMAFDAETQILYVADTENHAIRTIDFTTQRVETVAGTGEQSHEIAPRSGKALEIPLNSPWDLERVGDRLFIAMAGSHQIWEMQLDAGTIATYAGIGRESCVDGSLAESAFSQPSGLATDRSELFVADSEISSIRAVGIDEDPKVRTVCGSGELFGFGDKDGRGEEVRLQHCLGVEYAQNYLWVADTYNHKIKRIDHRGGTCRTMIGDGTAGLVDAKGLNARFFEPSGLSAIGSHLFVADTNNHVIRRVELDTLEVTTLDFQGLCAPDVCLPD, encoded by the coding sequence ATGCCTCGCGTCAGAGCACCAGAATTCCCCGTCAAGTACCCCTGGTTGAACACCGAGAAACCTTTATCGATTCAATCCTTAAAGGGGCGCGTCGTGATCCTCGACTTCTGGACGTATTGCTGCATTAACTGCTTGCACGTCCTCCCAGACTTAAAGTACCTGGAACAAAAATATAAAGATTCCCTGACGGTGATCGGCGTTCACTCGGCTAAGTTTGAAAACGAAAAAGATGTAGAAAATATCCGCCAAGCTATCCTCCGCTACGATATCGAACATCCGGTAATCGTAGACAGCGGTATGAAAGTTTGGCAAAGCTATGCTGTTCGCGCTTGGCCGACTTTAATGGTGATCGATCCAGAAAGTTATGTCGTTGGCTTTGTTTCTGGCGAAGGCAATAGAGAAGCACTTGACCAGTTAGTTGGTAAGTTAATTTCTGAATACAAGGATAAGAATGCGATCGACTTTAAGGAACTTCGTTTCAGTTTAGAAAAACAGCGCAAACCTCTATCTACCCCGCTGGCTTTTCCTGGTAAAGTGCTGGCATTTGCGATCGCAGCAACTGAGGCTAAACAGCTTCACCAACATGAGGCGCTTTTGGGCGAAATGACTGAGGAAAGTGGCTCTGTAGATGAAACTGTACTGCCGGGGCCTGCTAATTCAGTTATTCAAAACTTGGTCGGTTCTTGCTTGTTTATTGCTGATTCCGGACACAATCGAATTGTTGTCAGCAGTACCGAAGGTGAGGTGCTACACGTCATTGGTACTGGGAAACCCGGTTTAACTGATGGCAATTTTGAAGAAGCTGAGTTTTTGGCCCCTCAAGGTATGGCTTTTGATGCTGAAACTCAAATTCTGTATGTTGCTGATACGGAAAATCACGCTATCAGAACGATCGACTTTACGACTCAACGGGTGGAAACTGTTGCTGGTACTGGCGAACAAAGTCACGAAATTGCTCCCCGCAGCGGCAAGGCTTTAGAAATTCCATTGAATTCGCCTTGGGATTTAGAACGAGTTGGCGATCGACTTTTTATCGCCATGGCTGGTTCGCACCAAATTTGGGAAATGCAGTTAGATGCTGGTACGATCGCCACTTATGCAGGTATTGGTCGAGAATCCTGTGTGGATGGAAGTCTCGCAGAATCGGCTTTTTCTCAGCCCAGCGGCTTGGCTACGGATCGATCGGAGTTGTTTGTGGCTGACAGCGAAATTAGTTCGATCCGTGCCGTCGGTATAGATGAAGATCCCAAGGTGCGGACTGTGTGCGGTAGCGGCGAGTTGTTTGGTTTTGGGGATAAAGATGGTCGCGGTGAAGAGGTGAGGTTGCAGCACTGTTTGGGTGTTGAATACGCTCAAAATTACCTTTGGGTTGCTGATACTTACAATCACAAAATTAAGCGGATCGACCACCGGGGCGGTACCTGCCGCACGATGATTGGAGATGGTACAGCAGGTTTGGTTGATGCTAAAGGTCTAAATGCTCGATTTTTTGAACCTTCAGGGTTGAGCGCGATCGGGTCTCATTTGTTTGTTGCTGATACGAACAATCACGTGATTCGGCGAGTTGAGTTGGATACTTTGGAAGTCACAACTTTGGATTTTCAAGGTTTGTGCGCGCCAGATGTTTGTCTTCCTGATTGA